In the Sulfobacillus thermosulfidooxidans DSM 9293 genome, ATACGCCCTAGATTTTCAACAAATTGGCTTGATTACGTCGGCAATGAGCTTAGGCGTCATGACTAGTATGGTATTTATGGGCATCCTTGCCGATAAATGGGGTCCTAAACGGTTATTGTTCCGCGCAACATGGATCATGGCTTTATTGGCGTTCGGATTGCGCTGGGTTCAAGGCTTTGTGATGGTGTTGGTGTGCTTCTTTTTACTGGGACTGAGCTTGTCTGCCGTACCGATGTCAGGCAGCAAAGCCATTTTCACCGCTTTTCAAGGCCGCGACCGGGGAATGCCTATGGGTATCCGGCAAACAGGAGTGCCTTTTGGCGCGGCGCTGGCCGCAGTGATATTACCGGTGATGGTCATACATTTCGGATTATCTGCAGTATATTTGTTGTTTATGGCAGAATTGGTGTTATTCAATGGAATCTTTAGCGCATTGATACCTGACATTAAACCTGCAGTGCGGAAAACAGGGAAGGAGTCCACCTCTTTTCGTCCGTTGAAATGGCCGGCGGCCGTTTCCTTTTTGATGGTGGCCGGGCAATATTTTTTAGTGACTTTCACCTTGGAGTATCTACACGATGATCGTCATCTGACCTTGGGTCAAGCGGGTTGGGTTTTGGCCATGGCCCAGATTGGCGGAGGATTGGGCCGGATTCTCTTTGGTCGAATGAGTGACCGGTTACAGGGGAATCGCCCGCGGGTGATATCTTTCACTGGACTTTTAGCGAGTGCAATGATCGCGGTGATTTTACTTTTACCCGCCCATGTTCCTTACGGGGTCATCATGGGAGTTTGGTTTTTAACAGGAATGGGGACGATTGGATGGAATGCCCTGTCTTTGACTTGGGCGGCGGAATCCG is a window encoding:
- a CDS encoding MFS transporter, whose protein sequence is MEKPLEDAQRFLGKVDPKWYLLWATLSQTGMTFVQQGVIVLGFFLAAKYALDFQQIGLITSAMSLGVMTSMVFMGILADKWGPKRLLFRATWIMALLAFGLRWVQGFVMVLVCFFLLGLSLSAVPMSGSKAIFTAFQGRDRGMPMGIRQTGVPFGAALAAVILPVMVIHFGLSAVYLLFMAELVLFNGIFSALIPDIKPAVRKTGKESTSFRPLKWPAAVSFLMVAGQYFLVTFTLEYLHDDRHLTLGQAGWVLAMAQIGGGLGRILFGRMSDRLQGNRPRVISFTGLLASAMIAVILLLPAHVPYGVIMGVWFLTGMGTIGWNALSLTWAAESVPSQQAGFAMGLVGTIIFLGSAIFPPLLGSLIDWTKHFTAAWATLMAILLLASALARHAGRQNGTRSRVSNIS